A window from Cydia pomonella isolate Wapato2018A chromosome 8, ilCydPomo1, whole genome shotgun sequence encodes these proteins:
- the LOC133520785 gene encoding uncharacterized protein LOC133520785 isoform X2: protein MIKFRYKRKEPSDGKAKIDVLKDRELLPPKDMVVVGSMPVKHNTLPRTRRRDSPERAPLSQTTIALFRELFAQLQWSAERAPAADSLRRALGGGGARFQLGCMADASECFEHLLLRVHAHVAAGDRRDDDACRAPHCVPHRKFAMMLVEQSVCGACQATSEPLPFTQMVHYVSATALTAQAALGEHGDSFGLLLRKAGGMGDIRDCPNACGAKIQICRTLMNRPEVVSIGMVWDSERPNADHVAAVYAALGTELRPTDAFHACVDRAWAARATHRLVGLVTYYGKHYSTFFFHSKLRLWIYFDDADVKEIGPEWSHVVDKCRRGRFQPLLLLYAAVDGTPCDTRHAPKDVVPFPAPEPRRAVTPAPERNSAGFARRAVTPGPDNESDYVSRKAVENMLEVQANRRAQLARSLSTGSASDTQDRPRARRDSGNWSGDRNSASSASSSTVESPYMYTRGRGPGSVPSSPTRKGELSSGGSCDAGYDSYSLSSTDSLPLQQGLRHNLQLAQIPELTTRGDCEALCLEADRLLEKSRHAEDAADYETALVLCDAAASKARAAMDAPYNNPHTMTFARMKHNTCVMRARSLQRRMAGMTRVTEVPQAAPIRNTKGGLESTTTPIEIYATLPKKKGSSKKSPKCIDDDLDNSPRERPPRHKSRDEEKVRDKRSRSEDRGRARKEITVSTEKKEEPVEDKKANKKQHKIRRKLLMGGLIRRKNRSMPDLTEGADGNNEPNNKEKRVSSVDDGDVGRKKADDKSNLSGYLSEGHLEYSAASGTNPNLERSKLMRKSFHGSAGKMLTAAKVPPPPPLRTTSQLSGPKFESEVIEHNLQSRPPPPVPMAGRGDYPYPHDDPEDGGFSEQYGDEPQSLPFLPSSYDGNPHYNRLEDSPSQNFHTVITKAMIHQEQSPIKRETMPPIQPSRSHMQNLSHAFDNGVDVVDCALPMRRSPQMLDLPPYPSPMNSVNHSRQPSEEFPPPPPPIDLTPLQNELNCIQNSSHNGITAQTDEERDVPKGSLLAQLQEKRNQILRNEECLSQMNQIETNNNSSADIWLKELQAKQAALKLKRSGSLEGQLSTPSEAVSPNSNNVRNIASRFENNAQNSSDGERSHIGFVGMSANRDVINCSNQSNAGIYNRRASASSIDPKQMEDDYSEQKTSNNNIYNDRTKPKKKSVSFCDQVILVATAEDQEDDSYIPNPILERVLKSAMNKPELTTMPLQSEKPSLQRTESFDSQSSRSTISSLSQNSFVPNDNSHADYMRVQNGYPQYQVAQTRPQQPFNTLKSTGVYRTDSPVQPPHNQSPGNNQIYQALPNNPQNTSNPIPYTQPPAVYANNNSSPPNFSQNPANRLTPTHNPAYATKQLPRTVPNTFPPTQVHQNQPPNNAYYHRLPQHSTTPLPSNNYNPNRQFPQNSPYQSVPTNSPAYQSYNSPPTSYANSDYSSRYPQNSTNTNHYTQSPYQRVPPPHGETPLDYNATYQKNYYPDGNQNRGADVRHYANTQQQKMYPMNDNAPINGEQQFQYPQSGYNPYQHLPPPKQIQKKSVSFEPGTKGGTESPVPPQMNGYGENQGLIGQKALCNLCRKKSINSPAMYCPDCDFYMSRFKPRS from the exons GAACTCTTCGCCCAACTGCAATGGTCTGCAGAACGCGCACCCGCTGCCGACAGCCTCCGCCGCGCGCTCGGCGGCGGTGGCGCCCGCTTCCAGCTTGGTTGTATGGCCGACGCTAGCGAGTGCTTCGAGCACCTACTCCTGAGAGTTCATGCTCATGTAGCAGCAGGAGATAGAAGGGATGATGATGCGTGCAGAGCGCCACATTGTGTGCCGCATCGGAAGTTTGCGATGATGCTGGTGGAACAGTCGGTGTGTGGCGCGTGCCAGGCTACGTCGGAACCGCTGCCGTTTACTCAG atgGTACACTACGTGTCAGCAACAGCATTGACTGCGCAGGCGGCGCTCGGCGAACATGGGGATAGCTTCGGCTTGCTGCTGAGGAAGGCTGGCGGCATGGGCGACATCAGAGATTGTCCG AACGCCTGTGGAGCAAAGATTCAAATCTGCCGAACTTTGATGAACCGACCTGAGGTAGTCTCTATCGGAATGGTCTGGGACTCTGAAAGGCCTAACGCTGACCACGTGGCAGCCGTATACGCCGCCCTCGGCACAGAACTCCGCCCCACCGATGCTTTTCACGCTTGCGTCGACCGCGCCTGGGCAGCCCGAGCCACACACCGCCTCGTAGGCCTCGTCACCTACTACGGAAAGCACTATTCCACCTTCTTCTTCCATAGCAAACTGCGACTATGGATATACTTCGACGACGCTGACGTCAAAGAAATTGGACCGGAATGGTCACACGTCGTCGACAAGTGCCGGAGAGGGCGATTCCAACCCCTGCTTCTCCTGTATGCTGCGGTTGATGGAACGCCGTGTGACACCCGCCATGCTCCTAAAGATGTAGTGCCATTCCCTGCCCCAGAACCTCGGCGTGCAGTGACCCCGGCCCCTGAAAGAAACAGCGCCGGCTTTGCGCGACGAGCTGTCACACCAGGGCCTGACAACGAGTCTGACTACGTCAGTCGAAAAGCTGTGGAAAATATGCTTGAAGTCCAAGCAAACAGAAGAGCCCAATTAGCTCGTAGTCTGAGCACTGGATCAGCTTCTGATACACAAGACCGCCCGCGAGCGAGACGAGACTCGGGCAACTGGAGCGGCGACCGCAACAGCGCTTCATCTGCTTCCTCGTCTACTGTTGAGAGTCCCTACATGTATACTAGAGGCCGTGGCCCTGGCAGCGTGCCAAGCAGCCCTACTCGCAAAGGAGAACTATCTAGTGGCGGTTCATGTGACGCTGGCTACGATTCCTACTCTCTGTCATCAACTGACAGTTTACCTCTCCAACAAGGCTTGCGACACAACCTGCAGTTGGCTCAGATTCCTGAACTGACTACGCGAGGCGACTGCGAAGCCTTATGTCTGGAAGCAGACAGATTGCTTGAGAAATCTCGACATGCCGAAGACGCGGCTGATTATGAAACTGCTCTTGTTTTATGCGATGCGGCGGCATCTAAAGCCAGAGCTGCCATGGATGCTCCGTACAACAACCCTCATACTATGACATTCGCCCGAATGAAGCACAACACTTGTGTTATGCGCGCCCGAAGTCTTCAGCGACGAATGGCTGGAATGACCAGAGTTACGGAAGTTCCACAAGCCGCTCCCATTCGAAACACCAAGGGAGGACTAGAAAGCACAACTACGCCGATCGAAATTTACGCCACCTTGCCCAAAAAGAAAGGATCTTCAAAGAAGTCACCCAAATGCATAGACGATGACTTAGATAACTCTCCGCGAGAACGCCCACCAAGACATAAGTCGAGAGACGAAGAGAAAGTTAGGGACAAGCGCTCGAGAAGTGAAGATCGAGGACGTGCGAGAAAAGAAATAACAGTGTCGACGGAAAAGAAAGAAGAGCCTGTAGAAGATAAAAAGGCGAATAAGAAACAACATAAGATTCGCAGAAAATTGTTGATGGGTGGTTTAATTCGAAGGAAAAACCGATCAATGCCTGATCTTACTGAGGGTGCCGACGGCAACAATGAACCAAATAATAAGGAGAAACGCGTTTCATCCGTTGATGACGGAGATGTAGGAAGGAAAAAGGCTGACGATAAATCGAATTTGAGTGGATACTTGTCTGAAGGACATTTAGAGTATTCGGCAGCAAGCGGCACGAACCCCAACCTCGAGAGGAGTAAGTTGATGAGAAAGAGTTTCCACGGCAGTGCTGGCAAGATGCTAACCGCGGCCAAAGTGCCTCCGCCGCCCCCGCTGCGAACCACTTCTCAGCTTAGCGGGCCTAAGTTCGAGTCCGAAGTGATAGAGCACAACTTACAGTCAAGGCCACCACCACCAGTGCCAATGGCGGGCCGTGGAGATTATCCTTACCCTCACGACGACCCGGAAGACGGTGGTTTCTCGGAACAGTACGGGGACGAACCGCAATCGCTGCCATTCTTGCCGTCAAGCTACGATGGAAATCCTCATTATAACCGGCTTGAAGATTCTCCCTCCCAAAATTTTCACACAGTCATTACGAAAGCGATGATTCATCAAGAACAAAGTCCTATTAAGAGAGAGACGATGCCACCCATTCAACCATCTCGCAGCCATATGCAAAATCTTAGCCACGCGTTTGATAATGGTGTTGATGTGGTTGACTGTGCCCTTCCCATGCGCAGATCTCCTCAAATGCTTGACCTGCCGCCTTACCCCAGTCCGATGAACTCCGTCAATCACTCTCGGCAACCGAGTGAGGAATTCCCACCTCCTCCTCCGCCTATTGATTTGACACCTCTACAAAATGAGTTGAACTGCATTCAAAACTCCAGCCATAATGGAATCACTGCACAAACCGATGAAGAACGAGACGTTCCTAAAGGCTCCTTGTTGGCTCAATTGCAAGAAAAGAGAAATCAAATCCTAAGAAACGAAGAATGTCTATCGCAAATGAACCAGATTGAGACAAATAACAACAGCAGTGCTGATATTTGGCTTAAAGAGCTGCAGGCTAAACAGGCGGCATTAAAATTGAAAAGGTCTGGTTCTCTCGAGGGACAACTTTCAACCCCAAGTGAAGCTGTTTCACCAAACAGCAACAATGTGAGAAACATTGCCTCTAGATTTGAGAATAACGCACAAAATTCTTCAGATGGGGAAAGATCTCATATAGGATTTGTAGGTATGAGTGCTAATAGAGATGTAATTAACTGTTCAAACCAGTCTAACGCCGGTATATATAATCGACGTGCTTCGGCTTCATCCATCGATCCTAAACAGATGGAAGACGACTATAGCGAGCAGAAGACTAGCAACAACAATATCTACAACGATCGGACTAAACCGAAGAAAAAATCTGTATCCTTCTGCGATCAGGTCATTTTAGTGGCTACTGCTGAAGACCAAGAGGATGACAGCTACATTCCTAACCCTATCCTGGAACGTGTGCTGAAATCCGCAATGAACAAGCCTGAATTGACCACGATGCCACTGCAGTCAGAGAAGCCTTCGTTACAGAGAACAGAATCATTCGACAGCCAGTCGTCTCGATCAACAATATCCTCCCTTTCCCAGAACTCTTTTGTGCCAAATGATAACTCGCACGCCGACTACATGAGAGTACAAAACGGTTATCCACAGTATCAGGTCGCGCAAACCAGGCCTCAGCAACCGTTCAATACTCTAAAGAGTACAGGAGTGTACCGCACTGACTCACCGGTGCAGCCTCCTCACAATCAAAGCCCTGGAAACAACCAGATATATCAAGCTCTGCCAAACAACCCTCAGAACACCTCAAACCCCATACCATATACCCAGCCACCTGCAGTCTACGCGAACAACAACTCAAGCCCACCGAACTTTAGTCAAAATCCCGCGAACAGACTGACGCCGACCCACAACCCCGCTTATGCCACCAAGCAGCTGCCCCGAACCGTTCCTAATACCTTCCCACCGACGCAAGTGCACCAGAATCAACCACCGAACAACGCTTACTACCACCGATTACCGCAGCATTCCACCACTCCACTACCTAGCAATAACTATAACCCTAACCGCCAGTTTCCTCAGAACTCACCGTACCAAAGCGTTCCCACCAACTCGCCAGCTTACCAGAGCTACAACAGCCCACCGACTAGCTACGCGAACTCTGACTATTCTAGTCGATACCCGCAAAACAGTACAAATACAAACCATTATACGCAGTCGCCTTACCAACGCGTCCCACCACCTCATGGAGAAACGCCTCTAGACTACAACGCCACATATCAGAAGAACTACTACCCTGATGGAAACCAGAACAGAGGCGCTGATGTAAGGCACTATGCCAACACGCAGCAACAGAAAATGTACCCCATGAACGATAACGCTCCTATCAATGGCGAGCAGCAATTCCAGTACCCCCAAAGCGGTTACAATCCCTATCAGCATCTGCCGCCGCCAAAACAGATCCAGAAGAAATCTGTATCGTTTGAGCCTGGCACAAAAGGTGGAACAGAGTCTCCTGTCCCTCCGCAGATGAATGGATATGGAGAAAACCAAGGGCTTATAGGGCAGAAGGCTCTTTGTAACCTATGCCGTAAAAAGTCAATAAACTCTCCGGCCATGTACTGCCCTGACTGCGACTTTTACATGTCGAGGTTCAAACCCCGCTCATAG